The Cellulophaga sp. L1A9 genome window below encodes:
- a CDS encoding App1 family protein, which translates to MLFKKDPLQIITFDAYGTDSHFYLRGRALEDESINLDDKGWFNLMLNTWKRLETDEVKHTNLDITLPNGQVLQTSTDNHGYFKVETEIRDLQKLINEEDWVNFEVSYSNPNIKRRITNENRFPGKILIPSKKAVFGVITDIDDTILHTGVVSTLKWRVLFNTVFKTVKKRLPLKGAPDLYNQLHRGKSGKSSNPIFYVSHSPWNLYRYLELFLKQNNFPKGPILLRSFNSFFKRKKDGHKPQKQIEIFGILNTYPELPIILIGDSGERDADIYKEVAELFPDRILAIYLRSVNHKKRMIRVKSLFDDYKTTPILFVENSDQAVAHAKKMGFI; encoded by the coding sequence ATGTTATTTAAGAAAGATCCTTTACAAATAATTACATTTGATGCTTATGGCACCGATTCTCATTTCTATTTAAGAGGAAGAGCGCTTGAAGATGAGTCTATTAACTTAGACGATAAAGGGTGGTTTAACCTTATGTTGAACACGTGGAAGCGTTTAGAAACAGACGAGGTTAAGCATACAAATCTTGATATAACCTTGCCAAATGGTCAAGTTTTGCAAACCTCAACAGATAATCACGGGTATTTTAAAGTAGAGACAGAAATTCGTGATTTGCAAAAATTAATTAATGAGGAGGACTGGGTAAATTTTGAAGTTTCGTATTCAAATCCCAATATAAAACGTAGAATTACTAATGAAAATAGATTTCCTGGTAAAATTTTAATTCCCTCTAAAAAAGCAGTTTTTGGAGTTATCACTGATATTGATGATACCATTTTACATACAGGAGTGGTATCTACTTTAAAATGGAGGGTGTTATTTAATACGGTATTTAAAACGGTAAAAAAACGTTTGCCATTAAAAGGTGCTCCGGATCTTTATAATCAACTACATCGCGGAAAATCTGGTAAAAGTTCTAACCCAATATTTTATGTGAGTCATAGTCCTTGGAATTTATACCGCTACCTAGAATTATTTTTAAAGCAGAACAATTTTCCGAAAGGGCCTATTCTCTTGCGTAGTTTTAATTCTTTTTTTAAAAGAAAGAAAGATGGTCATAAGCCACAAAAGCAAATAGAGATTTTCGGTATTTTAAATACGTACCCAGAATTGCCAATAATTTTAATAGGAGATAGTGGCGAGCGCGATGCAGATATTTATAAAGAGGTTGCGGAGCTATTCCCGGACCGGATTTTAGCAATCTATCTTAGGAGTGTTAATCATAAAAAAAGAATGATTCGCGTAAAAAGCTTGTTTGATGACTATAAAACAACACCTATTTTATTTGTAGAAAATAGTGATCAAGCAGTTGCACACGCAAAAAAAATGGGATTTATTTAG